In Agrobacterium sp. RAC06, a single window of DNA contains:
- a CDS encoding aminotransferase-like domain-containing protein has protein sequence MTNWLPSLDTGTGPLYIRIADDAESAIKSGTLPHGAKLPPQRDLAYDVGVTIGTISRAYALLRERGLVTGEVGRGTYVQASSGGNELSARDPVTINYGGTRAMVPPPGKLRFDTTAAIDVGQAETVGRIMAEIATAHPGEISSYTRTLSPDWLEAGRQWLASGSWQPEAEQVLPQLGVHAGINAVVAAVSGAGDRIVCEHLTYSQVSRSANLMGRQIALVDSDQDGILPGDFERVCAREHPKAAFIMSSGQNPTLACLPLSRRKDIVDIARKYNVWLIEDYLYGGMIADGIPLLAELAPDRTFLLNGLSKCVAAGVRGGWVACPPHMSQRVRVTQKMVSGGLPFLLAELSARLVLSGAAAEIRGKVLAEIGEREAVVRELFAGKDFRSHPRLPFFWLKLPEPWMSGTFKQAVLDADVLIDDEDEFKPARSSRVYHHVRVGFSEGRDRSISIEGLKTVRRILDQSPLGTSAIV, from the coding sequence ATGACAAATTGGCTCCCCTCACTCGATACCGGCACTGGTCCGCTTTACATACGCATTGCGGATGATGCGGAAAGCGCCATAAAATCAGGCACCCTCCCCCATGGAGCGAAGCTGCCGCCGCAGCGCGATCTCGCCTATGATGTTGGGGTGACAATAGGGACAATCTCGCGCGCCTACGCTTTGCTCCGAGAGCGCGGACTGGTGACCGGCGAGGTTGGCCGCGGCACCTATGTCCAGGCGAGCAGCGGCGGCAACGAGCTTTCGGCCCGCGACCCGGTGACGATCAATTATGGGGGCACCCGGGCGATGGTTCCGCCGCCGGGCAAACTACGGTTCGATACGACAGCTGCAATCGACGTCGGTCAGGCCGAGACGGTCGGACGGATCATGGCGGAGATCGCAACAGCCCATCCGGGCGAGATTTCGAGCTATACCCGCACACTCTCTCCCGATTGGCTGGAGGCGGGTCGGCAATGGCTCGCTTCGGGTAGCTGGCAGCCGGAGGCCGAGCAGGTCCTGCCGCAGCTTGGCGTGCATGCCGGCATCAACGCCGTTGTCGCCGCAGTCAGCGGCGCCGGTGACCGGATCGTTTGCGAGCACCTCACCTATTCGCAGGTGTCGCGCAGCGCCAACCTCATGGGCCGCCAGATCGCGCTGGTCGATTCGGATCAGGACGGCATTCTTCCCGGGGATTTCGAACGCGTCTGCGCCCGCGAACACCCCAAGGCAGCCTTCATTATGTCCTCGGGCCAGAACCCGACGCTCGCCTGCCTGCCGCTCTCCCGCCGTAAGGACATCGTCGACATCGCCCGCAAGTACAATGTCTGGCTGATCGAGGATTATCTCTATGGTGGCATGATCGCAGACGGGATCCCACTTCTGGCGGAACTGGCGCCGGACCGGACCTTCCTGCTCAACGGCTTGTCCAAATGCGTGGCGGCGGGCGTGCGCGGCGGCTGGGTCGCCTGCCCGCCCCATATGAGCCAGCGCGTGCGCGTCACCCAGAAGATGGTAAGCGGCGGTCTGCCTTTTCTGCTCGCCGAACTCTCGGCCCGGCTGGTGCTGTCGGGTGCCGCCGCCGAAATACGCGGCAAGGTGCTCGCCGAGATCGGCGAACGGGAGGCCGTGGTCCGCGAGCTTTTCGCTGGCAAGGATTTCCGCTCCCATCCGCGCCTGCCCTTCTTCTGGCTGAAGCTTCCCGAACCCTGGATGTCCGGCACATTCAAGCAGGCGGTACTCGATGCCGATGTCCTGATCGACGACGAGGACGAGTTCAAGCCAGCCCGTTCGTCGCGGGTCTATCATCATGTTCGCGTCGGCTTCAGCGAAGGTCGCGACCGTTCGATTTCAATAGAGGGGCTGAAGACGGTCCGCCGCATCCTAGACCAGTCGCCGCTTGGCACCAGCGCCATCGTCTGA
- a CDS encoding DUF1127 domain-containing protein: MVTIDTMPSSDSRQKIALPIRNEASSPLSSLARMIKLWWRVRKTRVQLSQLTEEQLRDVGLSPDMAEREIRKSRLLLIDRCFQPPM, translated from the coding sequence ATGGTGACAATAGATACAATGCCGTCGAGCGACTCCCGTCAAAAGATCGCTTTGCCGATCCGCAACGAGGCGTCGTCGCCATTGAGCAGTCTTGCCCGAATGATCAAGCTGTGGTGGCGGGTGCGGAAGACGCGTGTGCAGCTTTCGCAATTGACGGAAGAGCAATTGCGCGATGTCGGACTGTCGCCTGATATGGCCGAGCGGGAAATCAGGAAGTCGCGGCTGCTTTTGATCGATCGGTGTTTTCAGCCGCCCATGTGA
- the purQ gene encoding phosphoribosylformylglycinamidine synthase subunit PurQ, which translates to MKSAVVQLPGLNRDRDMIAALTKISGHAPVTIWQTETEIPDVDLIVIPGGFSYGDYLRCGAIAARMPVMQAIKEKAEQGVKVIGVCNGFQILVEAGMLPGALMRNTSLKFVCKEIKLEVVNADTDFTRAYAKGQIIRCPVAHHDGNYFADAETLKTIEGNGQVVFRYADGTNPNGSMNDIAGVINAKGNVLGMMPHPENLIEAAHGGNDGRGIFASALDVIAA; encoded by the coding sequence ATGAAATCAGCCGTCGTCCAGCTCCCAGGCCTCAACCGTGACCGCGACATGATCGCGGCCCTCACCAAGATCTCCGGCCACGCGCCTGTGACGATCTGGCAGACCGAGACCGAGATCCCGGATGTCGACCTGATCGTCATCCCCGGCGGCTTCTCCTACGGCGACTATCTGCGCTGCGGCGCGATTGCCGCCCGCATGCCCGTGATGCAGGCGATCAAGGAAAAGGCAGAACAGGGCGTCAAGGTTATCGGCGTCTGCAACGGCTTCCAGATCCTGGTCGAAGCCGGCATGCTGCCGGGCGCCCTGATGCGCAACACTTCGCTGAAGTTCGTCTGCAAGGAAATCAAGCTGGAAGTGGTGAACGCCGATACCGACTTCACCCGCGCCTATGCCAAGGGCCAGATCATCCGCTGCCCGGTCGCTCATCATGACGGCAACTATTTCGCGGACGCAGAGACGCTGAAGACGATCGAGGGCAATGGCCAGGTCGTCTTCCGCTATGCCGACGGCACCAATCCGAACGGCTCGATGAACGACATTGCCGGCGTGATCAACGCGAAGGGCAACGTGCTCGGCATGATGCCGCATCCGGAAAACCTGATCGAAGCTGCCCACGGCGGCAACGATGGCCGCGGCATCTTCGCCTCGGCGCTCGACGTCATCGCGGCCTGA
- the purS gene encoding phosphoribosylformylglycinamidine synthase subunit PurS, translated as MIKARVTVTLKNGVLDPQGKAIEGALGALGFDGVGQIRQGKVFDLELAGEDKAKAESDLKAMCEKLLANTVIENYTISIA; from the coding sequence GTGATCAAGGCACGCGTCACCGTAACCCTGAAAAACGGCGTACTTGACCCTCAGGGCAAGGCCATCGAAGGCGCGCTCGGCGCGCTCGGCTTTGACGGCGTTGGCCAGATCCGCCAGGGCAAGGTCTTCGATCTCGAGCTTGCAGGCGAAGACAAGGCCAAGGCTGAAAGCGACCTGAAGGCGATGTGCGAGAAGCTCCTCGCCAACACGGTCATCGAGAACTATACTATCTCCATCGCCTGA
- the purC gene encoding phosphoribosylaminoimidazolesuccinocarboxamide synthase — MNRRRRVYEGKAKILYEGPEPGTLIQFFKDDATAFNKKKHEVIDGKGVLNNRISEYVFTHLNKIGIPTHFIRRMNMREQLIKEVEIIPLEIVVRNVAAGSLSTRLGIEEGIVLPRSIIEFYYKSDALGDPMVSEEHITAFGWANPAELDDIMALAIRVNDFLSGLFLGIGIQLVDFKIECGRLYEGDMMRIILADEISPDSCRLWDIETREKLDKDRFRQDLGGLLEAYQEVARRLGIMNENEPVRGTGPVLVK; from the coding sequence ATGAACCGTCGCCGCCGCGTTTACGAGGGCAAGGCAAAGATCCTCTATGAAGGTCCCGAGCCCGGCACGCTGATCCAGTTCTTCAAGGACGATGCAACGGCATTCAACAAGAAGAAGCATGAAGTCATCGACGGGAAAGGCGTTCTGAACAACCGCATCTCCGAATACGTCTTCACGCATCTGAACAAGATTGGCATCCCGACCCATTTCATTCGCCGCATGAACATGCGCGAGCAGCTGATCAAGGAAGTCGAGATCATCCCGCTCGAGATCGTCGTGCGCAATGTCGCCGCCGGTTCGCTCTCGACCCGCCTCGGCATCGAGGAAGGCATCGTGCTGCCGCGCTCGATCATCGAGTTCTATTACAAGTCGGACGCGCTCGGTGACCCCATGGTCTCCGAAGAGCACATCACGGCATTTGGCTGGGCGAACCCTGCAGAGCTCGACGACATCATGGCGCTCGCCATCCGCGTCAACGACTTCCTCTCAGGCCTCTTCCTCGGGATCGGCATCCAGCTCGTCGACTTCAAGATCGAATGCGGCCGCCTCTATGAAGGCGACATGATGCGCATCATCCTGGCCGATGAAATCTCGCCGGACAGCTGCCGTCTGTGGGACATCGAGACCCGCGAGAAGCTCGACAAGGACCGCTTCCGCCAGGATCTGGGTGGGCTGCTTGAAGCCTATCAGGAAGTCGCCCGTCGTCTCGGCATCATGAATGAAAACGAACCGGTGCGCGGCACTGGCCCGGTTCTCGTCAAGTAA
- a CDS encoding DUF1476 domain-containing protein yields the protein MSGISDREKAFENKFAHDQELRFKAEARRNKLVGLWAAGLLGKTDPDAYAKEVIAADFEEAGDEDVIRKVMGDLTAGGVSITDEELRTKMVEFLGQAIDQIQNS from the coding sequence ATGAGCGGCATCAGTGATCGCGAAAAGGCCTTCGAAAACAAGTTCGCACACGACCAGGAGCTTCGCTTCAAGGCGGAAGCCCGCCGCAACAAGCTGGTGGGTCTGTGGGCCGCCGGCCTGCTCGGCAAGACCGACCCGGACGCCTATGCGAAGGAAGTCATCGCTGCCGATTTCGAAGAGGCTGGCGACGAGGACGTGATCCGCAAGGTCATGGGTGATCTGACGGCCGGTGGCGTGTCGATCACCGACGAAGAGCTGCGCACGAAAATGGTCGAGTTCCTCGGTCAGGCCATCGACCAGATCCAGAACAGCTGA
- a CDS encoding bifunctional diguanylate cyclase/phosphodiesterase yields the protein MRAHAASPSTPGAGGIDIACLPFPAAWIDPDGIIRTMNKALGAALGEAVAPGDNLVRHLQGADAAKLLLALGRRMDGAPSTLEISTPGADTRHFIVTLASQASADSRVGSVLLQMTDVTALRRQLHEVQERESRWNHALVGSILGVWDQRSSGELYYSDVWRKIRGLGPNDTFPPTMEEWLELVHPQDRERVVHCIERQNAGDPDYSVFQYRELHRDGHYVWIECRGACVERDENDKPVRIIGTDTDISARKQQEEWLEGLSRRLKLAIDISGIGIFETDFDAGTSEWDEGMRRIFEVENDCEVQIGGFWESKLHPEDRARTLAYVATKIAELKPFTDNYRIIARDGSTRYIRSNSLPFMDHDGRLKMIGVNWDVTEDQRLRQELEQQKMLAEARNAELERTRLEAEQSALHDYLTGLPNRRYLEEKLEEWRAGKGALGSGIAILHIDLDRFKQINDTLGHGAGDAMLMLAARILRENIRITDFAARIGGDEFVVLLDHDGATPTLIAIANRIIAQMRQPAWYNGQECRFGASIGIAHTLTRDIDPKQLLQNADIALYKAKNLGRNRYEFYVQASRTLLADTNRLSSELLRALENDEIFPHYQLQFDARTRAVAGAECLARWRHPTRGILGPDKFLPIAEEYGILAQIDGLILEKALRDLDAWRQEGIAPPKISVNVSARRLTDPDLARGLADLDIKPGTVSFELLESVFLDRQDSAVMSNLDMLRRLAIDIEIDDFGTGHASIVGLLNLKPTTLKIDRQLIEDVPDSQEQRILVKSIIQIARSLGIKVTAEGVETEEHARILARLGCDILQGYGLAWPASFSDVSERLRNRKSAQG from the coding sequence TTGCGCGCACACGCGGCCTCTCCCTCTACTCCCGGCGCGGGTGGTATCGACATCGCCTGCCTTCCCTTCCCGGCGGCCTGGATCGATCCCGACGGCATTATCCGGACGATGAACAAGGCTCTGGGCGCGGCCCTCGGGGAGGCCGTTGCGCCCGGCGACAATCTCGTCAGACACCTGCAGGGCGCCGACGCCGCCAAATTGCTGCTGGCCCTTGGCCGGCGAATGGACGGGGCTCCGTCGACACTGGAAATTTCGACGCCGGGCGCCGACACACGACATTTCATCGTCACGCTGGCAAGCCAAGCCTCAGCAGACTCCAGGGTCGGTTCCGTGCTGCTCCAGATGACGGACGTGACAGCCCTTCGCCGACAGTTGCATGAGGTGCAAGAGCGCGAAAGCCGCTGGAACCACGCGCTGGTCGGCTCGATCTTAGGTGTCTGGGATCAACGCAGTTCGGGCGAACTCTATTACTCCGACGTCTGGCGCAAGATCCGGGGACTGGGACCGAACGACACTTTCCCGCCAACGATGGAGGAATGGCTGGAACTGGTGCATCCTCAGGATCGCGAGCGCGTCGTGCATTGCATCGAACGGCAAAACGCGGGCGACCCGGATTACAGCGTCTTCCAGTACCGGGAACTCCATCGGGACGGTCACTATGTCTGGATCGAGTGCCGTGGCGCCTGCGTAGAGCGCGACGAAAACGACAAACCCGTCCGCATCATCGGCACCGACACCGACATCAGCGCCCGCAAGCAGCAGGAAGAATGGCTGGAGGGCCTCTCCCGCCGCCTGAAGCTCGCAATCGACATCTCGGGTATCGGCATCTTCGAAACGGATTTCGACGCCGGCACCAGCGAATGGGACGAAGGGATGCGCCGCATCTTCGAGGTCGAAAACGATTGCGAAGTCCAGATCGGCGGTTTCTGGGAGAGCAAGCTTCATCCGGAAGACCGTGCCCGGACGCTGGCTTACGTCGCGACAAAGATTGCCGAACTGAAACCGTTCACTGACAATTACCGGATCATCGCCCGGGACGGCAGCACACGCTATATCCGCTCCAACAGCCTCCCCTTCATGGACCACGACGGCCGGCTGAAGATGATCGGCGTGAACTGGGACGTGACCGAGGATCAGCGCCTCAGACAGGAACTCGAGCAGCAGAAGATGTTGGCCGAAGCACGCAATGCGGAGCTTGAGCGGACAAGACTGGAGGCCGAGCAGTCGGCCCTGCACGACTACCTGACGGGCTTGCCGAACCGACGCTACCTCGAGGAAAAGCTCGAAGAATGGCGCGCCGGCAAGGGCGCGCTCGGATCCGGCATCGCGATCCTGCACATCGACCTCGACCGCTTCAAGCAGATCAACGACACGCTTGGTCACGGCGCCGGCGACGCCATGCTGATGCTGGCGGCCCGCATCCTGCGCGAAAACATCCGGATCACCGACTTTGCCGCGCGAATCGGGGGAGACGAGTTCGTCGTTCTCCTCGACCACGACGGCGCAACACCCACTCTCATCGCCATCGCCAACCGCATCATAGCCCAGATGCGGCAACCGGCCTGGTACAATGGCCAGGAATGCCGATTTGGCGCAAGCATCGGTATCGCGCATACCCTGACCCGCGACATCGACCCGAAGCAGTTGCTGCAGAATGCAGATATTGCGCTCTACAAGGCAAAAAATCTCGGTCGCAACCGCTACGAATTCTATGTCCAGGCAAGCCGAACCTTGCTCGCCGATACCAACCGGCTGTCTAGCGAACTGCTACGGGCGCTGGAGAACGACGAGATCTTCCCCCACTACCAGCTGCAGTTCGATGCGCGCACGCGGGCCGTTGCCGGGGCGGAGTGCCTCGCGCGCTGGCGCCATCCGACCCGCGGCATCCTCGGCCCCGACAAGTTCCTTCCGATCGCTGAAGAGTATGGCATCCTCGCCCAGATCGACGGCCTGATCCTTGAAAAGGCGCTTCGCGACCTGGACGCCTGGCGCCAGGAGGGCATCGCCCCGCCGAAGATCTCCGTGAACGTCTCCGCCCGCCGGCTGACGGACCCCGACCTGGCACGAGGCCTCGCCGATCTCGACATCAAGCCGGGCACGGTGTCATTCGAACTTCTGGAAAGCGTCTTCCTCGACCGTCAGGACTCCGCTGTCATGAGCAACCTCGACATGCTGCGGCGCCTGGCGATAGACATCGAGATCGACGATTTCGGCACCGGACATGCATCGATCGTCGGGCTTTTGAACCTCAAACCGACCACACTGAAGATCGATCGACAATTGATCGAGGACGTGCCCGACAGCCAGGAGCAGCGCATCCTGGTCAAGTCGATCATCCAGATCGCGCGCTCACTCGGCATCAAGGTGACGGCAGAAGGGGTGGAGACCGAGGAGCATGCCCGCATCCTCGCCCGGCTCGGCTGCGATATCCTGCAGGGCTACGGCCTTGCCTGGCCGGCCAGCTTCAGTGATGTCTCCGAACGGCTCAGAAACAGAAAATCCGCCCAAGGCTGA
- a CDS encoding RBBP9/YdeN family alpha/beta hydrolase yields MKVSDAEILIVPGYTNSGPDHWQTRWEGKLSTARRVEQAEWSKPVREDWVARVAEEVNAATKPVVLVGHSLGVPAIVHAIPEMKNKVAGAFLVAAPDVSNPEIRPKHLMTFGPYPRLTLPFPSLLIASRNDPFGEYAHAEDIANAWGSFLIDAGESGHINAESGHGPWPEGTMVFAQFIGRLQA; encoded by the coding sequence ATGAAAGTTTCAGACGCAGAAATCCTGATCGTTCCCGGCTACACCAATTCCGGCCCCGACCACTGGCAAACCCGGTGGGAGGGCAAGCTATCGACGGCGCGGCGCGTGGAACAGGCGGAATGGTCAAAGCCCGTGCGCGAAGACTGGGTCGCCCGCGTGGCCGAAGAGGTCAACGCGGCCACCAAGCCGGTCGTACTCGTCGGGCATTCGCTTGGCGTCCCTGCGATCGTGCATGCGATCCCGGAGATGAAGAACAAGGTCGCCGGCGCCTTTCTCGTCGCCGCGCCCGACGTTTCCAATCCCGAGATCCGGCCCAAGCACCTAATGACTTTCGGGCCCTATCCGCGCCTGACCCTGCCCTTTCCGTCGCTCCTGATCGCGAGCCGGAATGATCCCTTCGGCGAATATGCCCATGCAGAGGATATCGCCAATGCCTGGGGCTCGTTCCTGATCGATGCAGGCGAATCGGGTCACATAAACGCCGAATCCGGGCACGGACCATGGCCGGAAGGCACGATGGTCTTCGCGCAGTTTATCGGCCGCCTGCAGGCCTGA
- a CDS encoding tannase/feruloyl esterase family alpha/beta hydrolase → MKHVHLTAAALLLLGLDPSAARAAITCADLAKTENTPVDVTITEAVETLPSEEVSVAHCLIRGKTPDRQGIDGKTYAIRFELRLPVEWNERFVHQFNGGNDGAVVPALGPLLGGRKSDTALARGYAVVSSDAGHDGKANPDRGLAGGAAFGFDPQARRDYGYGAVATLQPIAEQIVEKHYGKPIAYRYGIGSSNGGRHGMMAAERMPEVFDGLLVGYPGFNLPKAAIQHALDIQAWSTVDPDIAKAFSRDDLKTVADGVLAACDSLDGVPDGIVADADACETTFRIETLACASGANAGCLRTEQIEALQTSIAGPRDAEGRALYTHWIFDTGIASSNWRTWKLESPIEPWAKRPIIGVMGAASLAQVFTTPPTEVGGTPDELIAFLRDFDVARDGARIAATDGTFTESAMDFMVPPGADNPRLDAFREAGHKMLVFHGNSDPVFSVVDTVDWYKKLDANHDGKASDFVKLYRIPGMPHGASGPSFNDFDFFTPLVDWVEQGKAPSGVAAGITEDNTEAASLEGTRFLYCPYPAVTRAGADPAAEGEGRYTCL, encoded by the coding sequence ATGAAGCACGTCCATTTGACGGCGGCGGCACTGCTGCTGCTCGGCCTTGATCCGTCTGCCGCGCGCGCTGCTATCACTTGCGCCGACCTCGCCAAAACAGAGAACACGCCCGTCGACGTAACAATCACCGAGGCTGTCGAAACGCTTCCGAGTGAGGAGGTTTCCGTCGCCCATTGCCTGATCAGGGGCAAGACGCCAGACAGGCAGGGGATCGATGGCAAGACCTATGCGATCCGCTTCGAGTTGCGGCTGCCGGTCGAATGGAACGAGCGTTTCGTTCACCAGTTCAATGGCGGGAATGACGGCGCTGTCGTTCCGGCGCTTGGTCCGCTTCTCGGAGGTCGCAAGAGTGACACGGCGCTTGCGCGGGGTTACGCCGTTGTTTCGAGCGATGCCGGTCATGACGGCAAGGCCAATCCGGACCGGGGTCTGGCCGGCGGAGCGGCCTTCGGCTTTGATCCGCAGGCGCGCCGTGATTATGGCTACGGCGCCGTCGCGACCCTGCAGCCGATCGCCGAGCAGATCGTCGAGAAGCATTACGGCAAGCCGATCGCCTATCGCTATGGGATTGGCAGCTCCAATGGCGGCCGGCACGGTATGATGGCGGCGGAGCGGATGCCCGAGGTCTTCGACGGATTGCTGGTCGGTTATCCCGGTTTCAACCTTCCGAAGGCGGCGATCCAGCACGCGCTCGACATCCAGGCCTGGTCGACCGTCGATCCCGATATTGCGAAGGCTTTCAGTCGCGATGACCTCAAGACCGTGGCGGATGGCGTGCTGGCCGCCTGCGACAGTCTCGACGGGGTTCCGGACGGCATCGTCGCGGATGCCGACGCTTGCGAAACGACATTTAGGATCGAGACCCTTGCCTGCGCGAGCGGGGCCAATGCTGGCTGCCTTCGTACGGAGCAGATCGAGGCGCTCCAGACATCCATCGCCGGGCCTAGGGATGCTGAGGGCAGGGCGCTCTATACGCACTGGATCTTCGATACCGGCATAGCCTCGTCCAACTGGCGCACCTGGAAGCTCGAAAGCCCGATCGAACCCTGGGCCAAGAGGCCGATCATCGGGGTGATGGGGGCAGCCTCCCTGGCCCAGGTCTTCACGACACCGCCGACGGAAGTGGGCGGCACTCCGGACGAGCTGATCGCTTTCCTGCGCGATTTCGACGTTGCGCGCGACGGTGCGAGGATCGCGGCGACCGATGGCACCTTTACCGAGTCGGCCATGGACTTCATGGTGCCGCCCGGTGCCGATAATCCCCGGCTCGACGCCTTCCGGGAGGCGGGCCACAAGATGCTCGTCTTCCACGGCAATTCCGACCCGGTTTTCTCGGTTGTCGATACGGTCGACTGGTACAAGAAGCTCGATGCCAACCATGATGGCAAGGCGTCGGATTTCGTGAAGCTCTACCGCATCCCGGGAATGCCGCATGGGGCGAGTGGTCCTAGCTTCAACGACTTCGATTTCTTCACGCCGCTCGTCGACTGGGTCGAGCAGGGCAAGGCGCCTTCCGGCGTTGCGGCAGGAATAACGGAAGACAATACGGAAGCTGCTTCGCTCGAGGGCACGCGCTTCCTCTATTGCCCCTATCCTGCCGTGACGCGTGCGGGCGCCGATCCGGCCGCCGAAGGCGAGGGCCGCTATACCTGCCTTTGA
- a CDS encoding DUF2189 domain-containing protein, which yields MSTFHVMTGATGTIVRPTVRQIAVSDVFAALREGYEDFREKPSHYAFVALIYPIAGAIMIGWSSGVELLPMVYPLLAGFALVGPLLALGLMEISRRRELGQPANWSDVLSLFKSPSLPALLMMSLYLLTLFMVWLVVSRGLYLSLIGDYPSPGLFAFAGGILDHPNALAFLFWSNGFGFVLALLALVISIVAFPMLLDRDCGAASAVSTSVRASLANPVPVAVWGLMVAGLLAIGMATLMVGLVIIVPVLGHATWHFYRRLVV from the coding sequence ATGTCGACATTTCATGTGATGACCGGTGCGACCGGCACGATTGTCAGGCCTACGGTACGGCAGATCGCCGTGTCCGATGTCTTTGCAGCACTGCGTGAAGGTTATGAGGATTTTCGCGAAAAGCCTTCCCACTATGCCTTCGTGGCGCTGATTTATCCGATTGCCGGCGCAATCATGATCGGTTGGAGTTCAGGCGTCGAACTGCTGCCGATGGTTTATCCGCTGCTGGCCGGCTTCGCGCTTGTCGGCCCGCTTCTGGCGCTCGGGCTCATGGAAATCAGCCGTCGCCGCGAACTCGGCCAGCCTGCCAACTGGTCCGACGTGCTCAGCCTCTTCAAGTCGCCATCATTGCCTGCGCTTCTGATGATGAGCCTCTACCTGCTGACGCTGTTCATGGTCTGGCTGGTGGTGTCGCGCGGGCTCTATCTCTCGCTGATCGGTGACTATCCGTCGCCGGGCCTCTTTGCCTTCGCGGGCGGCATTCTCGACCATCCGAATGCCCTGGCCTTCCTGTTCTGGAGCAATGGCTTCGGCTTTGTTCTTGCGCTGCTCGCGCTCGTGATCAGCATCGTCGCGTTTCCTATGTTGCTCGACCGCGATTGCGGCGCCGCCTCGGCAGTCTCGACCTCGGTCAGGGCAAGCCTTGCCAATCCTGTGCCGGTCGCCGTCTGGGGCCTGATGGTGGCCGGACTGCTGGCGATCGGGATGGCGACGCTGATGGTCGGGCTCGTGATCATCGTGCCGGTGCTTGGCCATGCGACCTGGCACTTCT